The Anolis sagrei isolate rAnoSag1 chromosome Y, rAnoSag1.mat, whole genome shotgun sequence genome contains a region encoding:
- the LOC137095275 gene encoding protein starmaker-like: MRMMMMMMMMMMMVRIMMRMRIVLGSHDDDDENDDENDDDVEEEEEDGDEEEEENDDENDDVDEEEEEEDGEDDDYEEKDEEDGVEDEDDDDDDDDDESLEEEEEEDGDEDDDDEEECTTHLSLQLKMGCNIIKTRDKALLKDIQQDEEEEDKEDDDGIEDDDEDDGEDDENDGDEEEEDEDDNDDNDDEDNDEDVGDEEDDKALLKDIQQDEEEEEEEDGEDEDEDDGEDDDGVEDDDDEDNDDEDNDEDVGDEEDDKALLKDIQQDEEEEEEEDGEDEDEDDGEDDDGVEDDDDEDNDDEDNDEDVGDEEDDKALLKDIQQDEEEEEEEDGEDEDEDDGEDDDGVEDDDDEDNDDEDNDEDVGDEEDDKALLKDIQQDEEEEEEEDGEDDDEDDGEDDDGVEDDDDEDNDDEDNDEDVGDEEGDKALLKDIQQDEEEEEEDGEDDDEDDDNDDEDNDEDEDDGDEEGDKALLKDIQQDEEEEEEDGEEEDEDEDDGEDDDGVEDDGEDDDEDNDEDGDDGDEEDEEEDDNDGDEDDDEEKCTTHLSV, translated from the exons atgaggatgatgatgatgatgatgatgatgatgatgatggtgaggatcatgatgaggatgaggattgTGCTGgg atctcatgatgatgatgatgagaatgatgatgagaatgatgatgatgtggaggaggaggaggaggatggtgatgaggaggaggaggagaatgatgATGagaatgatgatgttgatgaggaggaggaggaggaggatggtgaggatgatgattatgaggagaaggatgaggaggatggggttgaggatgaggatgatgatgatgatgatgatgatgatg AatccctggaggaggaggaggaggaggatggtgatgaggatgatgatgatgaagaagaatgtACTACCCACCTCTCTCTGCAGCTCAAGATGGGATGCAACATCATTAAAACGAGAGATAAagcactattaaaagacatacaacaagatgaggaggaggaggataaggaGGATGATGATGGGattgaggatgatgatgaggatgatggtgaggatgatgagaatgatggggatgaggaggaggaggatgaggatgataatgatg ataatgatgatgaggatAATGATGAGGATGTTGGGGATGAGGAGGATGATAAagcactattaaaagacatacaacaagatgaggaggaggaggaggaggaggatggtgaggatgaggatgaggatgatggtgaggatgatgatggggttgaggatgatgatgatgaagataatgatgatgaggatAATGATGAGGATGTTGGGGATGAGGAGGATGATAAagcactattaaaagacatacaacaagatgaggaggaggaggaggaggaggatggtgaggatgaggatgaggatgatggtgaggatgatgatggggttgaggatgatgatgatgaagataatgatgatgaggatAATGATGAGGATGTTGGGGATGAGGAGGATGATAAagcactattaaaagacatacaacaagatgaggaggaggaggaggaggaggatggtgaggatgaggatgaggatgatggtgaggatgatgatggggttgaggatgatgatgatgaagataatgatgatgaggatAATGATGAGGATGTTGGGGATGAGGAGGATGATAAagcactattaaaagacatacaacaagatgaggaggaggaggaggaggaggatggtgaggatgatgatgaggatgatggtgaggatgatgatggggttgaggatgatgatgatgaagataatgatgatgaggatAATGATGAGGATGTTGGGGATGAGGAGGGTGATAAagcactattaaaagacatacaacaagatgaggaggaggaggaggaggatggtgaggatgatgatgaggatgatg ataatgatgatgaggataatgatgaggatgaggatgatggggaTGAGGAGGGTGATAAAGccctattaaaagacatacaacaagatgaggaggaggaggaggaggatggtgaggaggaggatgaggatgaggatgatggtgaGGATGATGATGGGGTTGAGGATGatggtgaggatgatgatgaggataatgatgaggatggggatgatggggatgaggaggatgaggaggaggatgataatgatggtgatgaggatgatgatgaagaaaaatGTACTACCCACCTCTCTGTGTAG